The following are encoded together in the Cerasicoccus sp. TK19100 genome:
- a CDS encoding tetratricopeptide repeat protein, translating to MKLRFKRHLKKSGGTILFGLLRITKSKGKGWGSATVNVDPMRLLALIGVLAVLGYIGGVAAAYTIRSQRPYNEITLTDIAFPWNWSGLSEKAGNTNLTHGKALMEEGDYRNALHMLRSGLMRKPDDHDARFMLAQIYQAIGQSEAATNILDIGLNYGPPENPQYTQFLLVLLAMREDYESISSVSRKLRAFPQVRDDADMWKKLADLELNALKKSRDFEKLLEYAEEMRAIDPNEPRYEDLEILSKIKLGFIDDALAQMETQPLARKHSPQYRYLEAMIALQTDDLASLDKHYDAIMKWPTNPYPLQGQMIIELEYAGLNDRRDQRITEYLDNYARNAAALELGLRLFYRFQDVAQNDALVASISALQPDKAQNLALVAIQSRIQAQRYTEANQMFQQWLSEVPEESSKQYKWLNQLLITLIEKRQDDRLDLVKYMQENRLPNEAYKITATTLYDANEFETAEHIAESGLKFYPHDEELATLRRESLAQR from the coding sequence ATGAAACTGCGATTTAAGCGACACCTGAAAAAGTCGGGCGGCACGATCCTGTTTGGCCTCCTGCGCATCACCAAATCCAAGGGCAAGGGCTGGGGCTCAGCCACGGTCAATGTCGACCCGATGCGCCTGTTGGCGTTGATCGGCGTGCTCGCGGTTTTGGGTTACATTGGGGGAGTCGCCGCCGCCTACACGATTCGCAGTCAGCGCCCGTATAACGAAATTACCCTGACCGACATCGCCTTCCCGTGGAATTGGTCCGGGCTCAGTGAAAAAGCAGGCAACACCAACCTCACCCACGGCAAGGCGCTCATGGAAGAAGGCGATTACCGCAACGCCCTGCACATGCTGCGCTCGGGGCTCATGCGCAAGCCCGACGACCACGATGCCCGCTTCATGCTCGCGCAGATTTACCAGGCCATCGGCCAATCCGAAGCCGCGACCAACATCCTCGACATCGGCCTGAACTACGGGCCGCCGGAGAACCCCCAATATACGCAGTTTTTGCTCGTGCTGCTGGCCATGCGTGAGGACTACGAGTCGATCAGCTCCGTCTCCCGCAAGCTGCGTGCCTTCCCACAAGTCCGTGACGATGCCGACATGTGGAAGAAGCTCGCCGACCTGGAACTTAATGCGCTGAAGAAGAGTCGCGACTTTGAGAAGCTGCTGGAGTACGCCGAGGAGATGCGCGCCATCGATCCAAATGAACCCCGCTATGAGGACCTCGAAATTTTGTCCAAAATCAAGCTCGGCTTTATCGATGACGCCCTTGCCCAAATGGAGACACAGCCGCTGGCCCGCAAGCACTCTCCGCAGTATCGCTATCTGGAGGCGATGATTGCGCTGCAAACCGATGACCTCGCCTCACTCGATAAGCACTACGACGCCATTATGAAGTGGCCGACTAACCCCTACCCGCTCCAAGGCCAGATGATTATCGAGCTCGAATACGCTGGCCTCAACGATCGCCGCGACCAGCGCATCACCGAATACCTCGACAACTATGCCCGCAACGCCGCCGCGCTCGAGCTCGGGCTGCGTCTGTTTTACCGTTTTCAAGACGTCGCGCAAAACGACGCGCTCGTGGCCAGCATTAGCGCGCTACAACCCGACAAAGCGCAAAACCTCGCGCTGGTCGCGATCCAATCCCGCATTCAGGCCCAGCGCTACACGGAGGCCAACCAGATGTTCCAGCAGTGGCTCAGCGAAGTCCCGGAAGAATCCAGCAAACAATACAAGTGGCTGAACCAATTGCTGATCACGCTCATCGAAAAGCGCCAGGACGACCGCCTCGATCTTGTGAAATACATGCAGGAAAACCGCTTGCCCAATGAAGCTTACAAGATCACCGCGACCACCCTTTATGATGCCAACGAATTCGAGACCGCAGAGCACATTGCCGAGAGCGGCCTGAAATTCTACCCGCACGATGAAGAGCTGGCCACCCTGCGCCGCGAGTCTCTGGCCCAGCGCTGA
- a CDS encoding transglutaminase family protein, producing MLLNIHHRTTYRYARPAQDSFNEVRLQPIHLDWQRRLSFRLTSNPPTAQHSYLDLYKNCVHVLELSRPHTELSIETHSTVETSPRPLPQPEDPTGLQAPMIEFEHHDFLMDTQFVALTPELWRCAVDCLPGGLTDVWADAMALSDWVHDEFEYAPGVTTAHTTVNETLADRRGVCQDFAHILLGLCRSMKMPARYVSGYFFNEEYDEAIGGSEASHAWVEVFLPQQGWFGLDPTHRRPADERYVSMAVGRDYADIRPVSGAYRGAREREMDVHVRITQEATNETAI from the coding sequence ATGCTGTTGAACATCCACCATCGGACGACTTATCGCTATGCCCGCCCCGCGCAGGATAGCTTTAACGAAGTGCGCCTGCAGCCGATCCATCTCGACTGGCAGCGGCGGCTTTCTTTTCGGCTGACCAGCAATCCGCCGACCGCTCAGCACAGCTACCTGGACCTGTATAAAAACTGCGTCCATGTGTTGGAGCTTTCCAGGCCGCACACCGAGCTCTCCATCGAGACGCATTCCACGGTGGAAACCTCTCCGCGCCCGCTTCCCCAGCCCGAGGACCCGACCGGCCTGCAAGCGCCGATGATCGAGTTTGAGCACCACGACTTCCTGATGGACACCCAGTTCGTCGCGCTCACGCCCGAGTTGTGGCGCTGTGCGGTGGATTGCCTGCCTGGTGGCCTAACCGACGTCTGGGCCGACGCCATGGCGCTCAGCGACTGGGTTCATGACGAGTTTGAATACGCGCCCGGCGTCACCACCGCGCACACCACGGTGAACGAAACGCTGGCCGACCGTCGCGGCGTTTGCCAGGACTTTGCCCACATCTTGCTCGGCCTGTGCCGAAGCATGAAAATGCCGGCCCGCTACGTGAGCGGTTATTTCTTTAACGAGGAATACGACGAAGCCATTGGCGGCAGCGAGGCCTCGCACGCGTGGGTGGAAGTTTTCCTGCCACAGCAGGGTTGGTTTGGGCTCGATCCCACGCACCGTCGCCCCGCCGACGAGCGCTACGTGAGCATGGCCGTCGGCCGCGACTACGCCGACATCCGCCCGGTGAGCGGTGCCTATCGCGGCGCACGCGAACGCGAAATGGACGTACACGTCCGCATTACCCAGGAAGCCACCAATGAAACTGCGATTTAA
- a CDS encoding alpha-E domain-containing protein: MLSRVADSLYWLARYTERADNLARLVEVNLQLLLDFKDLDNDKLKEHWDPVIRSTGDEERFYELYDEANSQTVTDFLTFNSENPNSVIGCISAARENARMIRDQISSELWETLNNLYLFLKSNDAKHIWEHSGAYEFYDHIKDHSLRFQGLVAATLPRDECYDFMQFGRFIERADKTTRMLDIKYHILLPSPNDVGGAVDTAQWVALLRAASAYDAYHAQYLASIDPANIAEFLIFSDTFPRSIRYCVTQINARLHNISGCPWGSYSNEPEKLCGKLMSDLIYSNVQDVISFGMHEWLDQCQQRLNEISQATYQTYMFQKPIDLAEEIQQQQQQQQ; the protein is encoded by the coding sequence ATGCTTTCCCGCGTCGCAGATTCACTCTACTGGCTCGCTCGCTACACCGAGCGCGCTGACAACCTCGCACGCCTCGTCGAAGTCAACCTGCAGTTGCTGCTCGACTTTAAAGACCTCGACAACGACAAGCTCAAGGAACACTGGGACCCGGTTATCCGGTCCACTGGCGACGAAGAGCGCTTCTACGAACTCTATGATGAGGCCAACAGCCAGACCGTCACCGACTTCCTGACGTTCAACAGCGAGAATCCCAACTCCGTCATCGGCTGCATTTCCGCGGCGCGTGAGAATGCCCGCATGATCCGCGACCAGATCTCCAGCGAGCTCTGGGAAACGCTGAACAACCTGTATCTTTTCCTGAAGTCCAACGACGCCAAACACATCTGGGAGCACTCCGGTGCCTACGAATTCTACGATCACATCAAGGATCACTCCCTGCGGTTTCAGGGGCTCGTCGCCGCCACGCTACCGCGTGACGAATGCTACGACTTCATGCAGTTTGGCCGCTTCATCGAGCGCGCGGATAAGACCACCCGTATGCTCGACATCAAATACCACATCCTGCTGCCCAGCCCAAATGATGTCGGTGGTGCCGTGGATACCGCCCAGTGGGTCGCCCTGCTCCGCGCCGCGTCGGCCTACGACGCCTACCACGCACAATACCTGGCCAGCATCGATCCGGCCAACATCGCCGAGTTCTTGATCTTCTCGGACACCTTCCCGCGCTCGATCCGCTACTGCGTCACGCAGATCAACGCCCGTCTGCACAACATTTCCGGTTGCCCGTGGGGCAGCTACTCGAACGAGCCGGAAAAACTCTGCGGCAAGCTGATGAGCGACCTCATTTACTCCAACGTGCAGGACGTGATCAGCTTCGGCATGCACGAGTGGCTCGACCAGTGCCAGCAGCGCCTCAACGAGATCAGCCAAGCCACCTACCAGACCTATATGTTCCAAAAGCCCATCGACCTGGCCGAGGAAATCCAGCAACAACAACAACAGCAGCAGTAA